In Thermospira aquatica, the following proteins share a genomic window:
- a CDS encoding class I SAM-dependent methyltransferase yields the protein MRCPYCLSDHLRVWHRSKNTLYQCLKCKSNIKVFCSAVDVYDETYFQDHYEQVYGKSYEEDEPMIRTYARRRLSIIQSILSKGFLVDVGAAYGFFLDEAHMAGYDVAGVEIHEGSIRYVRDRFGYPLYRSLDLVEGTIDVVTAWFTLEHIQDIENFMDIFGKKLRAGGCLALGLPNGYGAFARFNPKKYLSCRPEEHCTEPSLKGIEIFLKRFGFRIVREEIFGLHPERMGLPPTHFWQQLQKRLRLGDTFEVYAVRE from the coding sequence ATGAGGTGCCCTTATTGTCTTTCTGATCATCTTCGTGTGTGGCATCGAAGCAAGAATACCCTGTATCAGTGCCTGAAGTGTAAATCCAATATCAAGGTATTTTGCAGCGCGGTGGATGTGTATGATGAAACGTATTTCCAGGATCATTATGAACAGGTGTATGGAAAGTCCTACGAGGAAGATGAACCCATGATACGAACCTATGCCCGTCGCCGCCTTTCCATTATTCAATCCATCTTGTCAAAGGGCTTTCTTGTGGATGTTGGTGCGGCGTATGGTTTTTTCCTGGATGAGGCACATATGGCAGGGTATGATGTGGCTGGTGTAGAGATTCATGAGGGTTCCATTCGCTATGTCAGGGATAGGTTTGGGTATCCCTTGTATCGTTCGCTTGATCTTGTGGAGGGAACGATAGATGTGGTGACGGCCTGGTTTACCCTTGAGCATATCCAGGATATTGAGAATTTTATGGACATCTTCGGGAAAAAGCTGCGCGCAGGGGGGTGTCTGGCGCTTGGACTTCCCAATGGCTATGGTGCCTTTGCTCGTTTCAACCCAAAAAAATATCTTAGCTGTCGTCCTGAAGAACACTGCACTGAACCCTCATTGAAAGGGATAGAGATTTTTCTCAAACGTTTTGGTTTTCGGATAGTACGGGAGGAGATTTTCGGGCTTCATCCTGAGAGAATGGGATTGCCTCCAACCCATTTCTGGCAACAACTTCAGAAACGTTTGCGGCTTGGCGATACCTTTGAGGTCTATGCAGTTAGAGAATAG
- a CDS encoding tRNA dihydrouridine synthase — MQLENRHLSIGGVTFSLWAGAAPLAGFSHRAYRDWLRRWGAGFVVSEMVSVEGLYREDKKSWELLDVIGEENPWIQLFGKSEPAKWYAVTQKVTSRLGIRLVDVNFGCPVKKVVKNQAGSALLAFPKAMGDIIGAIKDAGAIATAKVRLGIDSPLWEAFLPELVKAGVDALTVHGRYASQFYSGQAHWDQIRAIRQVYSGILIGNGDITSPELAVQRRMESGVDGVMIGRHAIGAPYIFRQIREYLDTGSYSQPSCEELRELLLEYASLYLSVNHTDSLVPVRATLLAMIRGYSQARKLRQQLSHVKTYQELKEVITQFSPLL; from the coding sequence ATGCAGTTAGAGAATAGACATCTTTCTATCGGTGGAGTTACCTTTTCTTTGTGGGCTGGAGCGGCTCCACTTGCTGGGTTTTCTCATCGGGCTTATCGCGACTGGCTGCGGCGATGGGGGGCTGGATTTGTAGTTTCCGAAATGGTAAGTGTTGAGGGACTGTACCGGGAGGACAAAAAATCCTGGGAACTTTTGGATGTTATTGGTGAAGAAAATCCATGGATCCAGCTTTTTGGAAAAAGTGAGCCTGCGAAATGGTACGCGGTAACACAGAAGGTGACTAGCCGTCTTGGTATTCGATTGGTGGATGTAAATTTTGGTTGTCCCGTAAAAAAGGTCGTGAAAAATCAAGCCGGTTCAGCACTTCTTGCCTTTCCTAAGGCTATGGGGGATATCATCGGGGCTATCAAAGACGCGGGAGCCATAGCAACCGCAAAGGTCAGACTGGGTATCGATAGTCCTCTGTGGGAAGCATTTCTCCCCGAGCTTGTCAAAGCCGGCGTTGATGCCCTTACGGTTCATGGAAGGTATGCCTCCCAATTCTATAGCGGTCAGGCACACTGGGACCAGATCCGAGCCATTCGGCAGGTGTATTCCGGGATTTTGATAGGCAATGGTGATATTACAAGTCCCGAGTTGGCTGTTCAGCGCAGGATGGAGAGTGGGGTTGATGGGGTAATGATAGGAAGACATGCTATTGGAGCACCATATATCTTCAGACAAATCCGGGAATATCTGGATACCGGAAGCTATAGCCAGCCCTCTTGCGAGGAGTTACGAGAACTTTTGCTCGAGTATGCCAGTTTATATCTTTCGGTAAATCATACAGATTCTCTTGTTCCTGTGAGAGCCACCCTTTTGGCTATGATTCGAGGGTATAGTCAGGCACGCAAACTCAGACAACAACTCTCTCATGTCAAAACCTATCAAGAACTCAAAGAAGTAATAACCCAGTTTTCTCCCCTTCTTTAA
- a CDS encoding putative DNA modification/repair radical SAM protein, producing MTIQEKLSLLAGAARYDASCASSGSERYVEKGIGSTLKAGICHSWSDDGRCISLLKVLLTNICIYDCAYCVNRRSNTIPRAIFTVDELVFLTMEFYRRNYIEGLFLSSGVFQSPDVTMQMMIDVVKKLRKEQGFYGYIHMKAIPGASLHLLDEAGKYVDRLSANIELPSEGALKKLAPEKNGKQVFSIMGYITDQRETLLAERKKGKKAPLYVPAGQSTQVIVGATPDTDKQILRLSHYLYQKIGLKRVYYSAYTPVNPDPRLPSLSTMPPLKREHRLYQADWLLRFYHFDVDELFDRKHDSLDERFDPKTWWALTHRDMFPVEVSTADYETLLRVPGIGVKSAKRIISARRYGALSFESLKKMGVVMKRAQFFITCQGISCSPLDLHSASLEDFLAREENSPQQLSLFKEPF from the coding sequence ATGACCATCCAAGAAAAACTTTCTCTTCTTGCTGGTGCAGCTCGATACGACGCTTCGTGTGCCAGTTCGGGAAGTGAACGCTATGTGGAAAAGGGTATAGGCTCGACACTCAAGGCGGGCATCTGTCATAGCTGGTCAGACGACGGGCGATGCATATCCCTTTTAAAGGTACTTTTGACCAATATCTGCATCTACGACTGTGCCTACTGTGTCAACCGGCGCTCCAATACCATCCCCCGGGCTATCTTTACCGTCGATGAGCTCGTTTTTCTTACTATGGAGTTCTACCGAAGAAATTATATTGAGGGACTTTTTTTAAGTTCCGGGGTTTTCCAGAGCCCTGACGTCACCATGCAGATGATGATCGATGTGGTGAAAAAACTACGAAAAGAACAGGGCTTTTACGGCTACATCCACATGAAAGCCATCCCGGGTGCAAGCCTTCATCTGCTTGATGAAGCAGGAAAATATGTCGACCGTTTAAGTGCCAATATTGAGCTTCCCTCGGAGGGGGCACTCAAAAAACTCGCTCCAGAAAAAAATGGAAAACAAGTCTTTTCTATCATGGGATATATCACCGATCAGCGTGAGACACTCCTTGCTGAAAGAAAAAAAGGCAAAAAAGCTCCCCTCTACGTTCCCGCCGGTCAATCAACTCAGGTAATTGTGGGGGCTACACCTGACACCGATAAACAGATTCTCCGCCTTTCCCACTATCTCTACCAAAAAATCGGTTTAAAGCGGGTTTACTACTCTGCCTATACCCCTGTGAATCCCGATCCCAGGCTTCCCTCCCTCAGCACTATGCCACCTCTCAAACGGGAACATCGGCTCTATCAGGCAGACTGGCTATTAAGGTTTTACCATTTCGATGTTGATGAGCTTTTTGACAGAAAACACGACTCGCTTGATGAACGGTTTGACCCAAAAACATGGTGGGCTCTCACCCACAGGGACATGTTCCCTGTAGAGGTAAGTACTGCCGACTATGAAACGCTTCTCAGAGTTCCAGGGATAGGGGTAAAATCAGCTAAGCGAATCATCTCAGCAAGACGATACGGTGCCCTTTCTTTTGAGTCTCTTAAAAAAATGGGAGTCGTCATGAAACGGGCTCAGTTTTTTATCACCTGCCAGGGAATTTCCTGTTCACCTCTTGATCTTCACTCAGCATCTTTGGAAGACTTTCTTGCAAGGGAAGAAAACTCTCCCCAGCAACTCTCTCTTTTCAAAGAACCCTTTTAA